In Gigantopelta aegis isolate Gae_Host chromosome 14, Gae_host_genome, whole genome shotgun sequence, the following proteins share a genomic window:
- the LOC121388279 gene encoding uncharacterized threonine-rich GPI-anchored glycoprotein PJ4664.02-like isoform X2, whose amino-acid sequence MTDSKEAEELRKQIAFLTNLINKAKQSEPKLTGLSTYPSDSSRKACRHGPRHDRSSATNQKSRPWIDEHHMSSSSACKQGVLSSSDQRLGNTAETLKEHHESSKYSFRRTPLPTSSQSVPGSLSSVTGSEDSTKNTSVHSVSQAHSKLPASNHKNLLSVNLSNRNCISTSNIVKTSNNNVLSSFSDSGVKNVSDDSGGGPSVIQTSKLSSRSSPENSTFTSNTVSTDQREILEHSDSSRINIGAGTTSAHKQDSKSFARLSKENSINTSNSNASGEKKILTSSSSLTSVPIGLTFIQTSKSSASLSSSSVQASSIVLTRTQKHVPEQKTKLPDLTDISKEPAEKGGPLELQASSELKNISSVNIVKSVEKSSSTGRQLESTDKEIDSSLLKMPKGKLHVQQKDTLKMCNEDVGTVKKSDTEDAVGAVSSAEEEQEGEHPRSEKQEGERPQSDNNQKRKTSASSLLQSGYDGAEQGRLILNSSSLSASERVTTSRDGGSIGTHKHSLSRLLRRNIASSRKVDIVSKSDSSDCKLQSDFIPLCLSTESNIAVVTDVNNPTDSFISLDTSSGSRIPLVTAVACSPLHGLPADSFPADSFISVNMSSDSNIPLTIAIDSSTSCSGSTDSIVSLKMPVDSSVLSIQPSESVKSGIGSITNGNASTYLETVQKESIVTSNKNSSVNEVLKISSNQRLVSGKSFPLVQKMAKKANSNSASPVHKPSLPNPSSPVRLQKVATLMSDLQKTRSKIEHLKENIGGILQKKLKELPKKSVVPSVSHSKQTRHNAINKRKLLKQKKLLKQKKLLGKVWVRQKSVEDPANSCASVATAGVVKSKYRLVKGHKSASKHSLVPSKAFHSSSPFKCVQHSLVPVASNSQHAARVIVGKYKLSKSFVSSPRLSVSNCVHDPRAIKITSYHGTQFSSKHQYSVDKNLQWTLRKAWSNSRSRGFKYSAGPSWNKGHWWSPSPYPHTSQSTADIAHRLHLITGHNRLSARTLGLTKTSSGKDSASPARLVFIRGILYKSSGNKLIKTGSKSVDHRKTTRNKAATSVVVKRVNAGAMRTISVRGVKFHMDPSGHSLRRVRSAQELSSRTATHLQNVFPKICRVDIGGTTYIQTRPGTLIKSSSIRTRAITSRIKTRSILSATAKFRKDNTKAAKNLCKFYNRFGKCRRGNDCPYVHNPDRIAICTRFLRGTCKIQGCLFSHKATKEKVPVCSYFLRGVCSRDKCPYLHVKVNKDAAVCPDFINGFCPQGEKCKKQHTRVCPVFSRTGACPQGTKCKMTHQPRRIHKSKKTRISDPDPDPSSAPAVIPRKHSARDAGVDDDDDGAAEVAPVKRQNLPSFISLESYNVDELLSPSVVKTNAKHKGPALRIKPQL is encoded by the exons ATCTCATTAATAAAGCAAAGCAGAGTGAACCTAAACTGACCGGTTTATCGACATATCCAAGTGATTCCAGTAGAAAAGCCTGCCGACATGGACCCCGACATGACCGTTCATCTGCCACAAACCAGAAGTCCAGACCATGGATAGACGAACATCACATGTCATCCTCGAGTGCATGCAAGCAGGGTGTTTTGTCTTCCAGTGATCAGAGACTAGGAAATACAGCAGAGACTCTGAAGGAACATCACGAATCCTCCAAGTATTCCTTCAGACGAACTCCGCTTCCAACAAGCAGCCAGTCCGTCCCTGGGTCTTTATCTTCAGTAACAGGATCTGAAGACTCAACAAAGAACACCTCAGTCCATTCAGTGTCACAAGCACACAGCAAATTGCCAGCGTCAAATCATAAAAATTTGCTGTCTGTTAATTTATCTAATAGAAATTGTATATCCACGTCAAATATAGTTAAAAcaagtaataataatgtattgtcTTCTTTTTCTGACAGTGGTGTGAAAAATGTTAGTGATGACAGTGGTGGAGGCCCATCTGTCATTCAGACTTCAAAACTATCTTCTAGGTCATCTCCTGAAAACAGCACATTTACATCAAATACAGTTTCAACAGATCAAAGGGAAATATTAGAACATTCGGATAGTAGCAGAATTAATATTGGTGCTGGTACTACTTCAGCTCACAAACAGGATTCCAAATCATTTGCTAGGTTAAGCAAAGAAAACAGTATAAATACATCAAATAGCAATGCCTCGggtgaaaagaaaatattaacatcAAGTAGTAGCTTGACAAGTGTCCCTATTGGCTTGACATTCATACAGACTTCCAAATCATCTGCCAGTCTTTCGAGTTCATCCGTTCAAGCATCATCAATAGTTTTGACAAGAACACAGAAACATGTTCCAGAACAGAAAACCAAATTACCTGACTTGACAGATATTTCAAAAGAGCCGGCTGAAAAGGGAGGGCCTTTGGAATTGCAGGCATCATCAGAATTGAAGAATATTTCATCTGTAAATATTGTCAAATCTGTAGAAAAATCTTCATCAACAGGAAGACAATTAGAATCTACTGATAAAGAAATTGATTCATCATTGCTAAAAATGCCAAAGGGTAAACTGCATGTCCAGCAAAAGGATACATTGAAAATGTGTAATGAAGATGTTGGAACAGTGAAGAAATCTGACACGGAAGATGCAGTTGGTGCTGTAAGTTCTGCAGAAGAGGAACAAGAGGGTGAACATCCTCGGAGTGAGAAACAAGAGGGTGAACGTCCTCAGAGTGATAATAATCAGAAAAGAAAAACTTCAGCTTCGTCATTATTGCAGTCTGGTTATGATGGTGCTGAGCAAGGAAGACTCATACTCAACTCATCCAGCTTGTCGGCTAGTGAACGCGTTACCACCAGTAGAGATGGTGGCAGTATTGGTACTCACAAACATTCTTTGTCACGGTTATTGAGAAGAAATATTGCATCAAGTCGTAAGGTGGATATTGTTTCGAAATCAGATTCTTCTGATTGCAAATTGCAATCAGATTTCATACCACTGTGTTTATCAACTGAGTCTAATATTGCTGTGGTGACAGATGTAAATAATCCAACAGATTCTTTCATCTCGTTGGATACGTCCTCAGGTTCCAGGATTCCATTGGTTACCGCAGTAGCTTGCTCCCCTTTGCATGGTCTTCCAGCAGATTCTTTTCCAGCAGattcttttatttctgtgaaTATGTCGTCAGATTCCAACATTCCATTGACTATAGCAATAGATTCCTCTACCTCTTGTAGTGGTTCAACTGACTCCATTGTGTCATTGAAGATGCCAGTAGATTCTAGTGTATTATCTATACAACCATCTGAGTCTGTGAAATCGGGGATAGGTTCTATTACCAATGGTAATGCATCAACTTATTTAGAGACAGTACAAAAAGAATCAATTGTTACATCAAATAAGAATTCCTCTGTCAATGAGGTCTTGAAGATCTCTAGTAACCAAAGGTTGGTTTCAGGAAAATCTTTTCCATTGGTACAAAAGATGGCCAAAAAGGCCAATTCTAATTCAGCATCTCCAGTACACAAGCCATCGCTTCCAAATCCATCGTCACCAGTACGCTTGCAAAAGGTCGCTACCCTTATGTCAGACTTGCAGAAGACGAGGTCAAAAATAGAACACCTGAAGGAAAACATTGGTGGAATACTGCAAAAGAAATTAAAGGAACTACCAAAAAAATCAGTGGTTCCATCTGTTAGTCAcagcaaacaaacaagacataatgctatcaataaaagaaaactgcTGAAACAGAAAAAGTTACTGAAACAGAAAAAACTACTGGGCAAAGTTTGGGTTAGACAGAAGAGTGTAGAGGACCCAGCAAACAGTTGTGCCAGCGTTGCGACAGCTGGTGTTGTTAAAAGTAAGTATAGACTTGTGAAAGGACACAAGTCAGCATCGAAGCACAGTTTGGTTCCAAGTAAAGCATTCCATTCCAGCAGTCCGTTTAAATGTGTCCAACACAGTTTGGTGCCTGTAGCTTCCAACAGTCAGCATGCAGCTAGGGTGATTGTTGGGAAGTACAAACTGTCAAAGTCGTTTGTATCCAGTCCCAGACTTTCAGTCAGCAATTGTGTTCACGATCCTCGAGCAATAAAGATCACCAGTTACCATGGCACACAGTTTAGTTCCAAACACCAATACAGCGTGGACAAGAATTTACAGTGGACGTTACGCAAAGCCTGGAGTAACAGCAGGAGCAGAG GTTTTAAGTATAGCGCTGGTCCCTCCTGGAACAAAGGTCACTGGTGGAGCCCCTCCCCCTACCCCCACACGTCACAGAGTACAGCTGACATTGCCCACAGACTCCACTTGATCACTGGTCACAATCGGCTTTCAGCAAG GACTCTGGGATTAACAAAGACGTCATCTGGAAAGGACAGCGCCAGtcctgctagactggttttcatTCGTGGCATTCTGTACAAGTCGAGTGGTAACAAGTTAATAAAGACCGGAAGCAAGTCTGTTGATCACAGGAAAACAACAAGGAACAAGGCAGCAACATCTGTGGTGGTGAAAA GAGTGAATGCTGGTGCCATGAGAACAATTTCTGTTCGAGGTGTGAAATTCCACATGGATCCTAGCGGACATAGTCTTCGGAGAGTTCGCTCAGCTCAAG AACTCAGCTCAAGAACAGCGACTCATTTACAAAACGTTTTCCCAAAGATCTGTCGCGTTGACATCGGAGGTACGACTTACATACAGACCAGACCTGGTACACTCATCAAATCGTCGAGCATACGCACGAGGGCCATTACAAG tcgTATTAAAACTAGGAGTATTTTATCAGCAACAGCTAAGTTCCGTAAAGACAACACAAAGGCTGCGAAGAACCTGTGTAAATTCTACAACAGATTCGGCAAGTGTCGCCGTGGAAATGACTGTCCGTATGTCCACAACCCAGACAGAATAGCCATCTGCACGAG GTTTCTGCGAGGAACATGTAAGATTCAGGGCTGTCTCTTCTCACACAAGGCCACCAAGGAGAAGGTTCCCGTCTGTTCATACTTCCTGCGCGGCGTGTGCAGCCGTGACAAGTGTCCGTATCTCCACGTCAAGGTCAACAAGGATGCTGCAGTGTGCCCTGACTTCATCAACGGGTTCTGCCCACAGGGAGAAAAG tgcAAGAAACAGCACACCCGAGTGTGTCCGGTGTTTTCCCGGACTGGAGCCTGTCCCCAGGGGACGAAGTGTAAGATGACCCACCAGCCTCGCAGAATACACAAGTCCAAGAAAACTAGAATCAG
- the LOC121388279 gene encoding uncharacterized threonine-rich GPI-anchored glycoprotein PJ4664.02-like isoform X1, whose translation MTDSKEAEELRKQIAFLTNLINKAKQSEPKLTGLSTYPSDSSRKACRHGPRHDRSSATNQKSRPWIDEHHMSSSSACKQGVLSSSDQRLGNTAETLKEHHESSKYSFRRTPLPTSSQSVPGSLSSVTGSEDSTKNTSVHSVSQAHSKLPASNHKNLLSVNLSNRNCISTSNIVKTSNNNVLSSFSDSGVKNVSDDSGGGPSVIQTSKLSSRSSPENSTFTSNTVSTDQREILEHSDSSRINIGAGTTSAHKQDSKSFARLSKENSINTSNSNASGEKKILTSSSSLTSVPIGLTFIQTSKSSASLSSSSVQASSIVLTRTQKHVPEQKTKLPDLTDISKEPAEKGGPLELQASSELKNISSVNIVKSVEKSSSTGRQLESTDKEIDSSLLKMPKGKLHVQQKDTLKMCNEDVGTVKKSDTEDAVGAVSSAEEEQEGEHPRSEKQEGERPQSDNNQKRKTSASSLLQSGYDGAEQGRLILNSSSLSASERVTTSRDGGSIGTHKHSLSRLLRRNIASSRKVDIVSKSDSSDCKLQSDFIPLCLSTESNIAVVTDVNNPTDSFISLDTSSGSRIPLVTAVACSPLHGLPADSFPADSFISVNMSSDSNIPLTIAIDSSTSCSGSTDSIVSLKMPVDSSVLSIQPSESVKSGIGSITNGNASTYLETVQKESIVTSNKNSSVNEVLKISSNQRLVSGKSFPLVQKMAKKANSNSASPVHKPSLPNPSSPVRLQKVATLMSDLQKTRSKIEHLKENIGGILQKKLKELPKKSVVPSVSHSKQTRHNAINKRKLLKQKKLLKQKKLLGKVWVRQKSVEDPANSCASVATAGVVKSKYRLVKGHKSASKHSLVPSKAFHSSSPFKCVQHSLVPVASNSQHAARVIVGKYKLSKSFVSSPRLSVSNCVHDPRAIKITSYHGTQFSSKHQYSVDKNLQWTLRKAWSNSRSRGFKYSAGPSWNKGHWWSPSPYPHTSQSTADIAHRLHLITGHNRLSARTLGLTKTSSGKDSASPARLVFIRGILYKSSGNKLIKTGSKSVDHRKTTRNKAATSVVVKRVNAGAMRTISVRGVKFHMDPSGHSLRRVRSAQELSSRTATHLQNVFPKICRVDIGGTTYIQTRPGTLIKSSSIRTRAITSRIKTRSILSATAKFRKDNTKAAKNLCKFYNRFGKCRRGNDCPYVHNPDRIAICTRFLRGTCKIQGCLFSHKATKEKVPVCSYFLRGVCSRDKCPYLHVKVNKDAAVCPDFINGFCPQGEKCKKQHTRVCPVFSRTGACPQGTKCKMTHQPRRIHKSKKTRISSDPDPDPSSAPAVIPRKHSARDAGVDDDDDGAAEVAPVKRQNLPSFISLESYNVDELLSPSVVKTNAKHKGPALRIKPQL comes from the exons ATCTCATTAATAAAGCAAAGCAGAGTGAACCTAAACTGACCGGTTTATCGACATATCCAAGTGATTCCAGTAGAAAAGCCTGCCGACATGGACCCCGACATGACCGTTCATCTGCCACAAACCAGAAGTCCAGACCATGGATAGACGAACATCACATGTCATCCTCGAGTGCATGCAAGCAGGGTGTTTTGTCTTCCAGTGATCAGAGACTAGGAAATACAGCAGAGACTCTGAAGGAACATCACGAATCCTCCAAGTATTCCTTCAGACGAACTCCGCTTCCAACAAGCAGCCAGTCCGTCCCTGGGTCTTTATCTTCAGTAACAGGATCTGAAGACTCAACAAAGAACACCTCAGTCCATTCAGTGTCACAAGCACACAGCAAATTGCCAGCGTCAAATCATAAAAATTTGCTGTCTGTTAATTTATCTAATAGAAATTGTATATCCACGTCAAATATAGTTAAAAcaagtaataataatgtattgtcTTCTTTTTCTGACAGTGGTGTGAAAAATGTTAGTGATGACAGTGGTGGAGGCCCATCTGTCATTCAGACTTCAAAACTATCTTCTAGGTCATCTCCTGAAAACAGCACATTTACATCAAATACAGTTTCAACAGATCAAAGGGAAATATTAGAACATTCGGATAGTAGCAGAATTAATATTGGTGCTGGTACTACTTCAGCTCACAAACAGGATTCCAAATCATTTGCTAGGTTAAGCAAAGAAAACAGTATAAATACATCAAATAGCAATGCCTCGggtgaaaagaaaatattaacatcAAGTAGTAGCTTGACAAGTGTCCCTATTGGCTTGACATTCATACAGACTTCCAAATCATCTGCCAGTCTTTCGAGTTCATCCGTTCAAGCATCATCAATAGTTTTGACAAGAACACAGAAACATGTTCCAGAACAGAAAACCAAATTACCTGACTTGACAGATATTTCAAAAGAGCCGGCTGAAAAGGGAGGGCCTTTGGAATTGCAGGCATCATCAGAATTGAAGAATATTTCATCTGTAAATATTGTCAAATCTGTAGAAAAATCTTCATCAACAGGAAGACAATTAGAATCTACTGATAAAGAAATTGATTCATCATTGCTAAAAATGCCAAAGGGTAAACTGCATGTCCAGCAAAAGGATACATTGAAAATGTGTAATGAAGATGTTGGAACAGTGAAGAAATCTGACACGGAAGATGCAGTTGGTGCTGTAAGTTCTGCAGAAGAGGAACAAGAGGGTGAACATCCTCGGAGTGAGAAACAAGAGGGTGAACGTCCTCAGAGTGATAATAATCAGAAAAGAAAAACTTCAGCTTCGTCATTATTGCAGTCTGGTTATGATGGTGCTGAGCAAGGAAGACTCATACTCAACTCATCCAGCTTGTCGGCTAGTGAACGCGTTACCACCAGTAGAGATGGTGGCAGTATTGGTACTCACAAACATTCTTTGTCACGGTTATTGAGAAGAAATATTGCATCAAGTCGTAAGGTGGATATTGTTTCGAAATCAGATTCTTCTGATTGCAAATTGCAATCAGATTTCATACCACTGTGTTTATCAACTGAGTCTAATATTGCTGTGGTGACAGATGTAAATAATCCAACAGATTCTTTCATCTCGTTGGATACGTCCTCAGGTTCCAGGATTCCATTGGTTACCGCAGTAGCTTGCTCCCCTTTGCATGGTCTTCCAGCAGATTCTTTTCCAGCAGattcttttatttctgtgaaTATGTCGTCAGATTCCAACATTCCATTGACTATAGCAATAGATTCCTCTACCTCTTGTAGTGGTTCAACTGACTCCATTGTGTCATTGAAGATGCCAGTAGATTCTAGTGTATTATCTATACAACCATCTGAGTCTGTGAAATCGGGGATAGGTTCTATTACCAATGGTAATGCATCAACTTATTTAGAGACAGTACAAAAAGAATCAATTGTTACATCAAATAAGAATTCCTCTGTCAATGAGGTCTTGAAGATCTCTAGTAACCAAAGGTTGGTTTCAGGAAAATCTTTTCCATTGGTACAAAAGATGGCCAAAAAGGCCAATTCTAATTCAGCATCTCCAGTACACAAGCCATCGCTTCCAAATCCATCGTCACCAGTACGCTTGCAAAAGGTCGCTACCCTTATGTCAGACTTGCAGAAGACGAGGTCAAAAATAGAACACCTGAAGGAAAACATTGGTGGAATACTGCAAAAGAAATTAAAGGAACTACCAAAAAAATCAGTGGTTCCATCTGTTAGTCAcagcaaacaaacaagacataatgctatcaataaaagaaaactgcTGAAACAGAAAAAGTTACTGAAACAGAAAAAACTACTGGGCAAAGTTTGGGTTAGACAGAAGAGTGTAGAGGACCCAGCAAACAGTTGTGCCAGCGTTGCGACAGCTGGTGTTGTTAAAAGTAAGTATAGACTTGTGAAAGGACACAAGTCAGCATCGAAGCACAGTTTGGTTCCAAGTAAAGCATTCCATTCCAGCAGTCCGTTTAAATGTGTCCAACACAGTTTGGTGCCTGTAGCTTCCAACAGTCAGCATGCAGCTAGGGTGATTGTTGGGAAGTACAAACTGTCAAAGTCGTTTGTATCCAGTCCCAGACTTTCAGTCAGCAATTGTGTTCACGATCCTCGAGCAATAAAGATCACCAGTTACCATGGCACACAGTTTAGTTCCAAACACCAATACAGCGTGGACAAGAATTTACAGTGGACGTTACGCAAAGCCTGGAGTAACAGCAGGAGCAGAG GTTTTAAGTATAGCGCTGGTCCCTCCTGGAACAAAGGTCACTGGTGGAGCCCCTCCCCCTACCCCCACACGTCACAGAGTACAGCTGACATTGCCCACAGACTCCACTTGATCACTGGTCACAATCGGCTTTCAGCAAG GACTCTGGGATTAACAAAGACGTCATCTGGAAAGGACAGCGCCAGtcctgctagactggttttcatTCGTGGCATTCTGTACAAGTCGAGTGGTAACAAGTTAATAAAGACCGGAAGCAAGTCTGTTGATCACAGGAAAACAACAAGGAACAAGGCAGCAACATCTGTGGTGGTGAAAA GAGTGAATGCTGGTGCCATGAGAACAATTTCTGTTCGAGGTGTGAAATTCCACATGGATCCTAGCGGACATAGTCTTCGGAGAGTTCGCTCAGCTCAAG AACTCAGCTCAAGAACAGCGACTCATTTACAAAACGTTTTCCCAAAGATCTGTCGCGTTGACATCGGAGGTACGACTTACATACAGACCAGACCTGGTACACTCATCAAATCGTCGAGCATACGCACGAGGGCCATTACAAG tcgTATTAAAACTAGGAGTATTTTATCAGCAACAGCTAAGTTCCGTAAAGACAACACAAAGGCTGCGAAGAACCTGTGTAAATTCTACAACAGATTCGGCAAGTGTCGCCGTGGAAATGACTGTCCGTATGTCCACAACCCAGACAGAATAGCCATCTGCACGAG GTTTCTGCGAGGAACATGTAAGATTCAGGGCTGTCTCTTCTCACACAAGGCCACCAAGGAGAAGGTTCCCGTCTGTTCATACTTCCTGCGCGGCGTGTGCAGCCGTGACAAGTGTCCGTATCTCCACGTCAAGGTCAACAAGGATGCTGCAGTGTGCCCTGACTTCATCAACGGGTTCTGCCCACAGGGAGAAAAG tgcAAGAAACAGCACACCCGAGTGTGTCCGGTGTTTTCCCGGACTGGAGCCTGTCCCCAGGGGACGAAGTGTAAGATGACCCACCAGCCTCGCAGAATACACAAGTCCAAGAAAACTAGAATCAG